A part of Haliotis asinina isolate JCU_RB_2024 chromosome 10, JCU_Hal_asi_v2, whole genome shotgun sequence genomic DNA contains:
- the LOC137299008 gene encoding protein phosphatase 2C-like domain-containing protein 1, with product MSQVEVYIGPNSPVRLSISQLDARSQQSYPRRRSPTTSEKRSYMSILMKNLQKSNPPGTPMGGKEETKSDSKDPAKKEAINESQLHPILASRYATELFKAQNVIRTDTPDTLMTEYTNKPDITVRCDKCGIFIDIRTLLDHRSFHNALTVMKFKCSTLPDNSEALLKRRNAILRRLKNEATEKNPIDPKAIKVINDAYERLKSDIEDTYDMCRQIRQNINTNVNGVSLNCSPSCTLAVGLCSSQNERWKSVMEDTRVFQDYFGDDRDKCYLALFDGHHGRFAAEVAASELHRLLLNEMAKFDPKTKSTTAHNLADVTDISHYKFDRPDTKDSERVLLHQESMDIIQQIIALCEDKYDLLMKDKEQNSEGDEETKRKKSSKPKHPLSPKISSAFKKAYHLLDILLSYGKDECSKVRWSGCSALTAIVQATEPGDSFKESENSPQKDEGGNGDTAMQLGLVHLANAGNIHGLLVRGNTSYRLTKDHTPSNPKERKRVLKNGGTLSESSRECQVNGVVATTRGLGNHGDLSLKKCLQVEPHTTCVSIDQYAQFLVFATNGVWEIFSDQEVTSLLLKRLRKLQKMLPTHHVPPPRSVSSSLQPLLDEIENNEKAKQAEVMRDNLSKDDSRKVSFSNNDLEQGDLPDIDVESCSKELSNICQSEDGVSDAQATSTPVEEIKTGQVNTLTIEADLRTEIGSHVEDTSDLDQGHGLDPDFLTLPVHADIPDHVPETLEEKQRELAKNMAEYLVQAALLAGAKDNISVMVMLLPGSGV from the exons ATGTCACAGGTCGAGGTGTACATAGGACCGAACAGCCCGGTAAGGCTGTCAATATCGCAG TTGGATGCCAGGTCACAACAAAGCTATCCAAGAAGACGTAGTCCTACAACTTCCGAAAAGAGATCATACATGAGCATTTTGATGAAGAACTTACAGAAAAGCAACCCACCTGGAACCCCCATGGGAGGGAAGGAGGAAACGAAGAGTGACAGCAAGGATCCGGCAAAGAAAGAAGCAATCAATGAGTCTCAGTTACATCCcattttagcatcaagatatgCTACAGAGCTGTTTAAGGCACAGAATGTTATCAGAACAG ATACCCCTGACACTCTGATGACAGAGTACACGAATAAGCCTGATATTACTGTTAGATGTGACAAGTGTGGCATCTTCATCGACATCCGGACCCTCCTCGACCACCGCAGCTTCCACAATGCCCTCACTGTAATGAAGTTCAAGTGTTCCACATTGCCAGACAACTCTGAAGCCCTCCTCAAGCGGAGAAATGCCATCCTCCGCAGGCTGAAGAATGAGGCCACTGAGAAAAATCCCATTGACCCAAAAgccataaaagtgatcaatgaCGCCTATGAACGTCTGAAGTCTGATATTGAAGACAcatatgacatgtgtcgacaGATTCGtcaaaacataaacacaaatGTAAACGGAGTGTCCTTGAACTGTAGCCCATCATGCACACTAGCTGTAGGCTTGTGCTCAAGCCAGAATGAAAGATGGAAAAGTGTAATGGAGGATACAAGAGTGTTTCAAGATTATTTTGGAGACGATCGTGACAAATGCTACCTTGCTCTCTTTGACGGCCACCATGGCCGTTTTGCAGCAGAAGTGGCAGCATCAGAGCTACATAGACTTCTGCTCAATGAGATGGCCAAATTTGACCCCAAGACAAAGTCCACAACTGCCCACAACCTTGCTGATGTGACAGACATCTCGCACTACAAGTTTGACCGCCCAGACACAAAGGACAGTGAGAGAGTTCTGCTCCACCAAGAGAGTATGGACATTATTCAGCAGATCATTGCACTGTGTGAGGACAAGTACGACCTTCTGATGAAGGACAAAGAACAGAATTCAGAAGGTGATGAAGAGACAAAGAGGAAGAAGTCTTCCAAACCTAAGCATCCCCTCTCACCCAAAATATCCAGTGCCTTCAAGAAGGCCTATCACCTGCTGGACATCTTGTTGTCCTATGGGAAAGATGAGTGTTCCAAGGTTCGCTGGAGTGGATGTTCTGCTCTTACTGCCATAGTACAGGCTACGGAGCCTGGAGACAGTTTCAAGGAATCAGAGAACTCTCCTCAGAAGGATGAGGGTGGGAATGGTGACACGGCCATGCAACTAGGGCTTGTTCATCTGGCTAATGCAG GCAATATCCATGGATTGTTGGTACGAGGAAACACTTCGTATAGGTTAACAAAGGATCACACACCAAGCAATCCGAAGGAACGGAAGCGTGTTCTCAAGAATG GAGGTACTCTCAGTGAAAGTTCTCGTGAATGCCAAGTGAATGGCGTCGTGGCAACCACCCGTGGTCTTGGTAACCATGGTGATCTCAGTCTGAAGAAATGCCTGCAGGTGGAGCCACACACTACCTGCGTGTCCATCGACCAGTAtgcccaatttctggtgtttgcCACTAATGGCGTTTGGGAAATATTTTCAGACCAAGAAGTCACATCCCTACTGCTGAAG CGTCTGAGAAAATTACAGAAG ATGCTGCCAACACATCATGTACCCCCTCCTCGTAGCGTATCCTCCAGTCTCCAGCCCCTCCTTGACGAGATTGAGAACAATGAGAAGGCCAAACAAGCTGAGGTCATGAGAGACAATTTAAGCAAGGATGACAGCAGAAAAGTGtcattttcaaacaatgacCTTGAACAGGGTGATCTTCCTGACATTGATGTAGAATCTTGCTCCAAAgaattatcaaatatatgtcaGTCAGAAGATGGTGTAAGTGACGCACAAGCTACCTCAACGCCTGTGGAAGAGATTAAGACTGGACAGGTAAATACTCTGACCATTGAAGCAGATCTGAGAACAGAGATTGGCAGCCATGTTGAAGATACTTCGGATTTAGATCAAGGTCATGGCCTTGACCCAGACTTTCTGACCCTCCCAGTTCATGCAGACATTCCCGACCATGTTCCGGAGACCTTAGAGGAGAAACAGCGAGAACTGGCGAAGAACATGGCAGAGTATCTGGTACAGGCAGCTCTGTTGGCTGGTGCCAAGGACAACATCTCTGTCATGGTTATGCTTCTTCCTGGAAGTGGTGTTTGA
- the LOC137298404 gene encoding EF-hand domain-containing family member B-like yields the protein MASTTTEASVRFPEIQTRSIYAGKYKDWTPQYRAAGKLTATGDTTELCLKPSDDRPESADVIRRFRASVQPAAGSMRVFYGRARDPHRRWAAEMTHGVSTRPSLTSGELVNPHPKTLFQQRLSDMKENIYATHIRAPLGVSHDQRPGLPARIDSRTFTFGIPTELDIGAGGLINPNKTYEEVEKENKVGHDLYIKTHADFEVGERVQRCYTAPNYNPKNRFGIPTPHANDGRHVRQTLKWLHETESEKASKVVSKRVDDFRERTQPQLGKVHDPIKDTLKVPPDHTFGILLKPDEYGAGDLIHNRAPGSYLRGSDRQQGIIAATRHHLKKMNYHNFNDLLHAFKFYDKDQSGKINMDELREACFQFNLPVEPELLEQLMDTCDVNRDGQIDYLEFSNFLNWKDKMDSGFGEKREDAPAVSDSQVVENKDLVPKSPQSQESTPRRLQKQVDKAIGGHRTSASMINAVVGGVSTRDYRTYGVPTIRTDRSAPRIRRVDDRTNYGDESNAYGLLNPSIFSQHGVYEKDFLLPRSQQEVRDIFTQVGIHMPGETFESVWKCAANKHPKGHVSLEAFRNVLDEIQAEQIQSETHPMAI from the exons ATGGCCTCCACAACAACAGAAGCTTCTGTCCGTTTTCCAGAGATACAGACACGGAGCATATATGCTGGAAAATACAAAGACTGGACTCCACAGTATCGTGCA GCAGGGAAGCTGACAGCAACAGGAGACACTACAGAACTATGTCTGAAACCATCAGATGACAGA CCAGAAAGTGCAGATGTTATTAGGCGCTTCCGTGCCAGTGTGCAGCCTGCTGCAGGTTCAATGCGAGTGTTCTATGGTAGAGCACGGGATCCTCATCGACGATGGGCAGCAGAGATGACCCATGGGGTCAGTACACGACCTTCTTTGACATCTGGAGAACTTGTTAATCCACATCCAAAAACATTATTCCAACAACGGCTTTCCGATATGAAAGAGAATATCTATGCAACACACATCCGTGCTCCACTCGGAGTGTCACATGATCAGAGGCCTGGACTTCCGGCAAGAATAGATTCACGCACTTTTACATTCGGAATCCCAACGGAACTGG ATATCGGTGCTGGAGGCTTGATAAACCCGAACAAGACGTATGAAGAAGTAGAGAAGGAGAACAAAGTCGGTCATGACCTGTACATCAAAACCCATGCTGACTTCGAGGTTGGAGAAAGGGTACAGCGATGTTACACAGCTCCAAACTACAACCCAAAGAACAGATTTGGAATACCAACACCTCATGCCAATGATGGACGTCATGTAAGACAGACACTGAAGTGGCTGCATGAAACAGAGTCAGAGAAGGCATCAAAGGTTGTGTCCAAAAGAGTGGATGATTTCCGTGAGAGGACACAACCTCAGTTGGGAAAGGTCCATGACCC AATCAAAGACACACTGAAAGTGCCGCCAGACCACACATTTGGCATTCTGCTGAAGCCTGATGAGTATGGCGCTGGTGACTTGATACACAACCGTGCCCCTGGGTCATACCTGCGGGGCAGTGACCGTCAGCAGGGCATAATTGCAGCCACAAGGCACCATCTGAAGAAGATGAACTACCACAACTTCAATGATCTACTTCATGCTTTTAAATTCTACGATAAG GACCAGTCAGGGAAGATCAACATGGATGAGCTGCGAGAGGCCTGCTTCCAGTTCAACCTGCCAGTGGAGCCAGAGCTCCTGGAGCAACTCATGGACACCTGCGATGTAAACAGGGATGGCCAGATTGACTACCTAGAATTTTCCAACTTCCTCAACTGGAAAGACAAGATGGACTCAGGATTTGGAGAGAAGAGAG AGGACGCCCCTGCTGTGAGTGACAGTCAAGTGGTTGAGAACAAGGACCTGGTCCCCAAATCTCCCCAGAGCCAAGAAAGCACCCCAAGGAGGCTACAGAAACAGGTAGACAAGGCTATCGGGGGACACAGGACCAGTGCCAGCATGATCAATGCTGTGGTTGGAGGTGTCAGCACACGAG ATTATCGAACATATGGAGTTCCAACTATCAGGACTGACCGCTCTGCGCCACGTATCCGCCGCGTGGATGACCGCACCAACTATGGGGATGAGTCCAATGCTTATGGCCTGCTCAATCCATCCATCTTCAGCCAGCATGGAGTGTATGAGAAGGACTTCCTTCTCCCTAGAAGCCAACAGGAG GTACGTGATATCTTTACCCAGGTGGGAATCCACATGCCTGGGGAGACATTTGAGAGtgtgtggaaatgtgcagcaaaTAAACACCCAAAGGGCCATGTCAGTCTGGAAGCTTTCAGGAATGTGCTCGATGAAATACAGGCTGAACAAATCCAGTCGGAAACGCATCCCATGGCAATCTAA